From a single Plutella xylostella chromosome 5, ilPluXylo3.1, whole genome shotgun sequence genomic region:
- the LOC105396836 gene encoding tyrosine-protein kinase HTK16 isoform X2, with protein sequence MITTMTSFILLKTNSFLLSMNKEDNVNWFHGKISRETAERLLKEEGEDGVFLVRESNTSPGDYVLSVLHQGEVVHYQIRRHGEDAFFSIEEHTTVHGLDTLIQHYRTDSNGLVTPLSGVCKGQPPPHESRTQGTTNLLHRATHAGELNIVSHILARGHYQGRDAKNQDGQTAVHIAAKAGHDKILEKLIDSGATVNVRDSFGYTPLHYTCQNNLPSTTELLVTRGHANYQMRHAPTGQVPLHDAAMRGHIDCIKVLLKLRAPSHPRTLAKDTPADLAKHYGHMDCYQLLKNYKPDQPTTTKSQWYHGTLNRDEALKTLEEYCRQHNITDRATDGVFLVRYSERHRHPYVLTMLSANTPYNFIIRSENECLFIDDGPLLESLERLIEHYSAVPDGLPTRLATPVPPKTKPPLPDFSTMPRNKKKKLKLTKADTPDSQLTSPSSVTNNNAFDLLTRNLSFSSDFSMNDTLNNNDGVSGLDDGETYKVPMKNTAVVSLAENYNEISINSDGQLSTLQEFIPMSELTLGPLLGEGEFGSVLRATYTPPNQTPVQVAVKTLHVQHMDTNKREFLSEAKLMMSLRHRCIVRLIGVSLGPPLAMVQELVGLGSLLSQLVSGTCTQSEVRLWARQVAEGMDYLERCRFVHRDLAARNILLHTRSQAKISDFGLSRAVSTDSSYYKASRGGKWPIKWYAPESYNYGTFSHASDVWSYGVTLWEMWSGGKQPYGEIRGVEAIQLVENGQRLEKPDDCPEEIYDIMLECWAYSPEARPTFARLVAAFTQHADYENISQLVHECDDVHV encoded by the exons ATGATAACAACCATGACGTCATTCATATTGTTGAAG ACAAACTCTTTTTTGTTGAGTATGAACAAAGAAGATAACGTGAACTGGTTTCATGGGAAGATTTCTCGAGAAACTGCTGAGAGGCTGCTAAAAGAAG AGGGTGAAGATGGTGTTTTCTTGGTACGTGAAAGTAACACATCGCCAGGGGACTACGTCCTTTCGGTCTTACATCAA GGTGAGGTAGTGCATTACCAGATACGGAGGCACGGTGAAGATGCATTCTTCTCAATAGAGGAACACACAACAGTGCACGGACTAGACACCCTGATCCAGCACTACCGCACAGACTCCAATGGCCTGGTGACACCGTTGTCAGGAGTGTGCAAAGGACAGCCACCCCCGCACGAGTCTCGCACACAGGGGACTACTAACTTATTACACAG AGCAACCCACGCCGGCGAGCTCAACATAGTCTCCCACATCCTGGCGCGCGGGCACTACCAGGGTCGCGACGCTAAGAACCAGGACGGGCAGACGGCGGTCCACATCGCGGCCAAGGCGGGACACGACAAGATCTTGGAGAAGCTCATCGACAGTGGCGCCACTGTTAATGTGCGGGACTCGTTTGGGTATACGCCTTTGCAT TACACATGTCAGAACAATCTCCCGAGTACCACAGAATTGCTGGTCACTAGAGGGCACGCCAACTACCAGATGCGGCACGCGCCCACTGGACAAGTGCCGCTGCACGACGCCGCCATGAGGGGACATATTGACTGTATTAAG gttttattaaagttaCGAGCACCCTCACACCCCCGGACCCTGGCTAAAGACACTCCGGCCGACCTCGCCAAGCATTATGGACACATGGACTGCTATCAGTTGCTGA AGAACTACAAACCCGACCAGCCAACCACAACCAAATCCCAATGGTACCACGGCACACTGAACCGCGACGAAGCTCTCAAAACTCTAGAAGAGTACTGCCGACAACACAACATCACCGACAGAGCTACTGACGGGGTGTTTCTGGTGCGGTACAGTGAACGACATCGGCACCCTTATGTGCTGACCATGCTGAGTGCCAATACGccgtataactttattattaggAGTGAG AACGAATGCCTGTTCATAGACGACGGTCCGCTGTTGGAGTCATTAGAGCGGCTGATAGAGCACTACAGCGCGGTGCCGGACGGGCTGCCCACGCGCCTCGCCACGCCCGTGCCGCCCAAGACCAAGCCTCCTCTACCCGAC TTCTCAACAATGCCGCGAAACAAGAAAAAGAAGCTAAAACTGACCAAAGCCGACACTCCCGACTCGCAGCTAACGTCACCCTCCTCAGTGACCAATAACAACGCGTTTGACCTCTTGACTCGCAACCTCTCATTCTCGTCTGACTTCAGTATGAATGACACTCTGAACAATAATGACGGCGTATCGGGATTGGACGACGGAGAGACGTATAAAGTTCCTATGAAGAATACCGCTGTTGTGTCATTGGCGGAGAATTATAATGAAATCTCGATTAACTCGGACGGACAGCTTTCTACGCTGCAAG AATTCATCCCAATGAGCGAGCTAACGTTAGGCCCTCTCCTCGGCGAGGGTGAATTCGGTTCAGTGCTCCGCGCCACCTACACGCCGCCCAACCAGACGCCGGTGCAG GTGGCAGTAAAAACGTTGCACGTACAACACATGGACACGAACAAGCGCGAGTTCCTGTCGGAGGCCAAGCTGATGATGTCGCTGCGGCACCGCTGCATAGTGAGGCTCATTGGCGTTTCATTG GGTCCACCATTAGCCATGGTGCAAGAGCTAGTCGGCCTAGGCTCTTTGCTCTCCCAGCTAGTCTCAGGAACTTGCACCCAGAGCGAGGTGCGGCTGTGGGCGCGCCAGGTGGCTGAAGGCATGGACTACCTGGAGCGTTGCCGCTTCGTGCACAGAGACCTCGCCGCCAGGAACATACTGCTGCACACCAG GAGCCAAGCCAAAATCAGCGACTTCGGCCTCTCCCGCGCCGTCTCCACCGACAGTTCGTACTACAAGGCGAGCCGCGGCGGCAAGTGGCCCATCAAGTGGTACGCGCCGGAGTCCTACAACTACGGCACCTTCTCGCACGCGAGTGACGTTTGGAGCTACGGGGTCACGCTGTGGGAGATGTGGAGCGGCGGGAAACAGCCGTACGGGGAGATTAGAGGTGTTGAG GCGATACAGCTAGTAGAGAACGGGCAACGCCTAGAGAAGCCCGACGACTGTCCGGAAGAGATCTACGACATAATGCTCGAGTGCTGGGCGTACAGCCCCGAGGCTCGACCCACGTTCGCGCGCCTCGTGGCCGCGTTCACGCAACACGCGGATTATGAGAATATCAGCCAGCTGGTGCACGAGTGTGATGATGTGCATGTGTAG
- the LOC105396836 gene encoding tyrosine-protein kinase HTK16 isoform X1, giving the protein MITTMTSFILLKTNSFLLSMNKEDNVNWFHGKISRETAERLLKEEGEDGVFLVRESNTSPGDYVLSVLHQGEVVHYQIRRHGEDAFFSIEEHTTVHGLDTLIQHYRTDSNGLVTPLSGVCKGQPPPHESRTQGTTNLLHRATHAGELNIVSHILARGHYQGRDAKNQDGQTAVHIAAKAGHDKILEKLIDSGATVNVRDSFGYTPLHYTCQNNLPSTTELLVTRGHANYQMRHAPTGQVPLHDAAMRGHIDCIKVLLKLRAPSHPRTLAKDTPADLAKHYGHMDCYQLLKNYKPDQPTTTKSQWYHGTLNRDEALKTLEEYCRQHNITDRATDGVFLVRYSERHRHPYVLTMLSANTPYNFIIRSENEWLFIDDGPLLESLERLIEHYSAVPDGLPTRLATPVPPKTKPPLPDFSTMPRNKKKKLKLTKADTPDSQLTSPSSVTNNNAFDLLTRNLSFSSDFSMNDTLNNNDGVSGLDDGETYKVPMKNTAVVSLAENYNEISINSDGQLSTLQEFIPMSELTLGPLLGEGEFGSVLRATYTPPNQTPVQVAVKTLHVQHMDTNKREFLSEAKLMMSLRHRCIVRLIGVSLGPPLAMVQELVGLGSLLSQLVSGTCTQSEVRLWARQVAEGMDYLERCRFVHRDLAARNILLHTRSQAKISDFGLSRAVSTDSSYYKASRGGKWPIKWYAPESYNYGTFSHASDVWSYGVTLWEMWSGGKQPYGEIRGVEAIQLVENGQRLEKPDDCPEEIYDIMLECWAYSPEARPTFARLVAAFTQHADYENISQLVHECDDVHV; this is encoded by the exons ATGATAACAACCATGACGTCATTCATATTGTTGAAG ACAAACTCTTTTTTGTTGAGTATGAACAAAGAAGATAACGTGAACTGGTTTCATGGGAAGATTTCTCGAGAAACTGCTGAGAGGCTGCTAAAAGAAG AGGGTGAAGATGGTGTTTTCTTGGTACGTGAAAGTAACACATCGCCAGGGGACTACGTCCTTTCGGTCTTACATCAA GGTGAGGTAGTGCATTACCAGATACGGAGGCACGGTGAAGATGCATTCTTCTCAATAGAGGAACACACAACAGTGCACGGACTAGACACCCTGATCCAGCACTACCGCACAGACTCCAATGGCCTGGTGACACCGTTGTCAGGAGTGTGCAAAGGACAGCCACCCCCGCACGAGTCTCGCACACAGGGGACTACTAACTTATTACACAG AGCAACCCACGCCGGCGAGCTCAACATAGTCTCCCACATCCTGGCGCGCGGGCACTACCAGGGTCGCGACGCTAAGAACCAGGACGGGCAGACGGCGGTCCACATCGCGGCCAAGGCGGGACACGACAAGATCTTGGAGAAGCTCATCGACAGTGGCGCCACTGTTAATGTGCGGGACTCGTTTGGGTATACGCCTTTGCAT TACACATGTCAGAACAATCTCCCGAGTACCACAGAATTGCTGGTCACTAGAGGGCACGCCAACTACCAGATGCGGCACGCGCCCACTGGACAAGTGCCGCTGCACGACGCCGCCATGAGGGGACATATTGACTGTATTAAG gttttattaaagttaCGAGCACCCTCACACCCCCGGACCCTGGCTAAAGACACTCCGGCCGACCTCGCCAAGCATTATGGACACATGGACTGCTATCAGTTGCTGA AGAACTACAAACCCGACCAGCCAACCACAACCAAATCCCAATGGTACCACGGCACACTGAACCGCGACGAAGCTCTCAAAACTCTAGAAGAGTACTGCCGACAACACAACATCACCGACAGAGCTACTGACGGGGTGTTTCTGGTGCGGTACAGTGAACGACATCGGCACCCTTATGTGCTGACCATGCTGAGTGCCAATACGccgtataactttattattaggAGTGAG AACGAA TGGCTATTCATAGACGACGGTCCTCTGCTGGAGTCATTAGAACGTCTGATAGAGCACTACAGCGCGGTGCCGGACGGGCTGCCCACGCGCCTCGCCACGCCCGTGCCGCCCAAGACCAAGCCGCCTCTACCCGAC TTCTCAACAATGCCGCGAAACAAGAAAAAGAAGCTAAAACTGACCAAAGCCGACACTCCCGACTCGCAGCTAACGTCACCCTCCTCAGTGACCAATAACAACGCGTTTGACCTCTTGACTCGCAACCTCTCATTCTCGTCTGACTTCAGTATGAATGACACTCTGAACAATAATGACGGCGTATCGGGATTGGACGACGGAGAGACGTATAAAGTTCCTATGAAGAATACCGCTGTTGTGTCATTGGCGGAGAATTATAATGAAATCTCGATTAACTCGGACGGACAGCTTTCTACGCTGCAAG AATTCATCCCAATGAGCGAGCTAACGTTAGGCCCTCTCCTCGGCGAGGGTGAATTCGGTTCAGTGCTCCGCGCCACCTACACGCCGCCCAACCAGACGCCGGTGCAG GTGGCAGTAAAAACGTTGCACGTACAACACATGGACACGAACAAGCGCGAGTTCCTGTCGGAGGCCAAGCTGATGATGTCGCTGCGGCACCGCTGCATAGTGAGGCTCATTGGCGTTTCATTG GGTCCACCATTAGCCATGGTGCAAGAGCTAGTCGGCCTAGGCTCTTTGCTCTCCCAGCTAGTCTCAGGAACTTGCACCCAGAGCGAGGTGCGGCTGTGGGCGCGCCAGGTGGCTGAAGGCATGGACTACCTGGAGCGTTGCCGCTTCGTGCACAGAGACCTCGCCGCCAGGAACATACTGCTGCACACCAG GAGCCAAGCCAAAATCAGCGACTTCGGCCTCTCCCGCGCCGTCTCCACCGACAGTTCGTACTACAAGGCGAGCCGCGGCGGCAAGTGGCCCATCAAGTGGTACGCGCCGGAGTCCTACAACTACGGCACCTTCTCGCACGCGAGTGACGTTTGGAGCTACGGGGTCACGCTGTGGGAGATGTGGAGCGGCGGGAAACAGCCGTACGGGGAGATTAGAGGTGTTGAG GCGATACAGCTAGTAGAGAACGGGCAACGCCTAGAGAAGCCCGACGACTGTCCGGAAGAGATCTACGACATAATGCTCGAGTGCTGGGCGTACAGCCCCGAGGCTCGACCCACGTTCGCGCGCCTCGTGGCCGCGTTCACGCAACACGCGGATTATGAGAATATCAGCCAGCTGGTGCACGAGTGTGATGATGTGCATGTGTAG
- the LOC105396846 gene encoding leucine-rich repeat transmembrane neuronal protein 2 has translation MNLVFIGVLLFSSCFEFSFCSDVCPKQCDCDTDKGLNRAVCVDQNIVTVDIGVPKQVQVYSLNNNGITELDNFCFKESGYTSIIILNLSYNLIFWVGIHAFSGLTSLTHLNLSNNRLRFLPSDLFWDTPRLESLDLSGNVFESLKNEPFIYHMHLQVLNLNNCRIKSLPPRLFNNLPNLRKLDLSENYMITLNTDVLKPMPKLNRLELESEYWQCNKDFIAVEDWISNHGITYDKICKKRQGKMSEKMIVMAPMPRKEVDIDTVWNVTEIDDVTTAKLPTKKLTPLQKFDQDFPALQALIIGLELGLAIGIVGTYIWLRSLCKCRRLVCWSTPSRRERRRAARLADSDMSTSLLWTTVLNTDTPPTLRRELSLPDRAPPFPAYGLPGLARHLGPVMAYHEDDRAETPPPAYTDCRINV, from the exons ATGAATTTAGTTTTCATAGGTGTTCTTCTGTTTTCTTCGTGTTTTGAGTTTAGTTTTTGTAGCGACGTGTGCCCGAAGCAATGTGACTGTGATACGGACAAGGGATTGAACAGAGCTGTGTGTGTTGATCAAAACATAGTGACTGTGGATATAGGAGTGCCTAAACAGGTGCAAGTTTATAGTCTGAACAATAACGGCATAACTGAACTGGATAACTTCTGCTTTAag GAATCCGGCTACacatcaataataattttaaacctatcttataatttaatattttgggtCGGAATACATGCTTTTTCTGGGTTGACAAGTTTAACCCACCTAAACCTGAGCAACAATAGACTGAGGTTCTTGCCTTCTGACCTCTTCTGGGACACACCACGGCTGGAGTCACTGGACTTGTCTGGAAATGTGTTTGAGTCACTGAAAAATGAGCCATTTATATATCACATGCATTTGCAG GTCTTAAATCTCAACAACTGCCGCATAAAATCCTTGCCACCCAGGCTCTTCAATAATCTTCCTAATCTTAGGAAATTAGATTTGAGTGAAAATTACATGATAACCCTAAACACCGATGTTTTGAAGCCAATGCCTAAACTCAACAGACTCGAATTAGAGAGTGAGTACTGGCAATGCAATAAGGACTTTATTGCAGTTGAAGATTGGATCTCTAATCACGGCATCACTTACGACAAAATATGTAAGAAGAGGCAGGGTAAAATGTCGGAGAAAATGATTGTAATGGCGCCGATGCCACGGAAAGAGGTCGATATCGATACAGTGTGGAACGTGACTGAGATAGACGACGTAACCACCGCAAAACTACCAACGAAGAAGCTGACGCCACTACAGAAATTCGACCAGGATTTTCCAGCTTTGCAAGCGCTTATAATCGGGCTGGAGTTGGGTTTAGCGATAGGTATAGTGGGGACTTACATCTGGCTTCGTTCTTTATGTAAGTGCAGGAGACTGGTATGCTGGTCTACTCCGTCTCGGCGggagcggcggcgcgcggcgcggctggCAGATAGCGACATGAGCACCAGTCTACTGTGGACCACCGTCCTCAACACTGACACTCCGCCGACGCTACGACGGGAGCTCTCCCTCCCTGATAGGGCTCCACCGTTCCCCGCGTACGGCCTGCCGGGGCTCGCGCGGCACCTGGGACCCGTCATGGCGTACCACGAGGATGATAGGGCCGAGACCCCGCCCCCGGCTTATACTGACTGCAGGATCAATGTATGA